The Stieleria maiorica genome includes the window AAACAGTTCCGGTGCGGACGTCTGCATTTGAAACGCGGTTTCATAGGATTCCAGCCGCGCCCGTAATTCGCTCTGTCCCGCAGCGTTCTGTCCCGCAGCGTTCTGTCCTGCAGCGTTCTGTCCCTCAGCGTTCTGTCCCGCAGCATCTTGGCCGGTAGCGTGCTGGCCACCGAATCGTTCCAGATGCCGCCTGTTGAACCAGCGGATCAATTCCAGTTGATCGCGTCGCTGCCCAACGCTGGTCTGCGGCGGCATCTCGACGTGCCGGATCCCTTTGACCGGATCGACAATCGTGCCTTGAAGCCCCGAGGGTAAAAAGCCGGATCCCCAACCGGCCGCTTGCGGAAACTGCATTCCATCGCTGTGCAAATTCATGCCGACAAACGCCGGCAAACTCTCGTTGGCCGTTCCCAATCCGTACAACGACCAACTGCCGATACTGGGGCGGTCTCCAGCGGCGGTTCCTGTCAAAGCGACGCACTCGCCCGGACCGTGGACCGGATTGTTGTGTTGCATCGATCGGATCACGCACAGATCGTCGATGTGCCGGGCCGTATTGGGAAGCAAGGTTGAAACGGGGATTCCACTTTCACCGTACCGGTCGAAGGTCCACGGCGATCCCATCAGGTTCTTCAGCCCGGCCCGTTTGATTTTGGGGACCGTGCGGGCGATGCTTTCGGGCACGTCCTTGCCGGCGAGACGTTCGAGTTCCGGTTTGGGGTCAAAGGTATCGACTTGGCTGGGACCGCCGGACATGAACAGGAAGATCACACTCGACGCCGTCGCGGCGTGGTGAGTCGCCAGTGCCCCTTCCGTTTCGCGGTGATTCAACAGATCAAACGCTATCGCACCGGCACCGAGTCCGCCGCCGTAGAGAAACCGTCTGCGGTTGATCCAGTCGTGTCGTGACATGCGTTTTCTCTAATTGACATACAGGAATTCGCTCAAGTTAAAGATCACCAAACACAGCGATTCAAGCGAATGGTCTCGCAAGTAGTGCCGCATTCGGTCCTCTTCTTCACCGGTCGGCTGCCGGCCGGTCGCCAGACGAAAGGCAACTGCGGCGTGTTCGTCGTTAGCGGCGGTATTCCGGACACGCTCCGCAAAACATTGACTCATCGATTGCATGAAATCACTGTTCATCAAGTACAGCGACTGCAACGAGACGGTTGAAACGCGTCGCCGCGAGCACGTCGCCACCGCGGCCGGACTGTCAAACAGCGTCAATGATTCTGCGATCCGGTCGCGTTCTTGTTGCAAATAGACGCTGCGACGATGGCTGGGATTGGAAAGGCCTTCGCGGACGCTCGGCCCACCCGACGTTTCATCCAGACTGTCCGCGACGGATAAAACGCAATCGCGAATCGCCTCGGATTCCAAGCGTCGTGGGATCCAGCGCCAAAGGGAGTGACATTCAGGGTCGGCTTCTTGGTTTGATGGTGAAATCGCCGCGGATTGCCGATAGGTCTTCGAGCCCAAAATCAACCGATGGATGTGCCGCGTGCTCCAACCGCTGGCGACCAGCTCATCGGCCAACCAGTCCAATAATTCGGGATGCGTCGGGGCGGTCCCTTGCGTCCCGAAGTCGCCTGAGGTGGCGACCAGACCGGTGCCGAAATGCCACTGCCAGATTCGGTTGACCCAAACCCTCGCGGTCAACGGATTGTCTGGCGATGCGATCCAGTCGGCCAGATCGGTTCGCGAATCGACGTGATCAGGTGTCGGTCCGAAAACCGCCGGCCAACCCGCGCGGACCTCCGGACCGGCCGACTTCGGATCGCCGCGCAACCGCAAATAGGTCGTCCAATCAGCGACCGACTCCAAGTCTCGCGTCAACGGCCATCGCATCTCGTGCGGCGCGACGATTGCTCCCGAATCGGCGTCGCTCCAGCCCCAAACCTGTGGGATCGATGCGATCGCGGCATCGAGCGCCTTGAACGCCTTCCGCTCCTGGGCGTTCATCCCCGCCACGACGGACTTGGGGATCACCAAGACCGGTTCGGGGACGCCGGCGCTGCGTTTTCGGTCGACCAATCGCGTGTGAACCGAATCGAACAACTGCCAACGCGTGTTGATCCATGAGGACGCTTGATCGGGGGCACCGCCGAGCAACAGGTTGCCGGGTTGCCCGGAGGTAAAAAAGGCTTGCAGTCGGTAGTAGTCACGGATCGTCAGCGGGTCAAACTTGTGCGTGTGGCACTGCGCACACTCCAGTGTGATCCCCAGAAATGTTTTGGCGGTGGTGTTGACGACGTCGACCAGGATGTCGTGACGTTGTATCTCTTTGTCCAACTCATTGCCGCTGTAACGTGCCGCGGCCAGGAAACCGGTCGCTTCCAAACACCGTGAATCCGCTGGCAATTCGTCGCCGGCGATTTGCTCGCGGATGAACTGGTCATACGGTTTGTCATTCTGAAAACTCTCGATCACATAATCGCGGTATCGCCATGCGTGCGGCCGCGGCCGGTTGTGTTGATGACCGTTGCTCTCGGCCCAACGAGCCAGGTCCAACCAATGTCGCCCCCAACGCTGGGCATAGGCAGGGGAGCACAACAGTTGGTCGATCCAGCGATCAAGTGCTTCGTGACTGGTCGCTTGCTCCAGTCCGGGGAAGGCTGATGCCGGCAGCCCCGTCAGGTCCAATGCGATGCGTTGTTGAAGCGTGGGCCAGGATGCGGTGTCGGCAGGCGTCGTGCCGAGTTCCCGTTGGTTTTGTGCGATGAACGCATCGACGGGCGTTCGCAATCGATCGGCCGCAATCCCGGTGGGGATCGGCGGGCGACGAGGGTCTTCAAATGCCCAGTGATCGGAATCCAGCGTCGGCGTCGGCAGCAATTGATGGTCCCAGCTGACGCCTTCGTCGATCCAGGTCCGCAGCACGCGAATCTCGTCGCTGGTAAGCCGCCCAGAGTCGTCATCTGGCGGCGGCATCTGTTCGGTCGGGTCGGATGATTCGACCAACGCGATCAAATGACTCGCATCCGCATCACGGGGCGACAATTGATTCAAAAGGTCGTCGTAGCAGTCCAGCCGCAAGCCGGACTCCGGGTCTTCACCGCTGTGGCACTGGAAACAACGCTGACGCAAAACCGGAAAGACATCCTTGGAAAAACTGACTGTTGCGGTCGCCGTCGGCACTGGCGACGGCGGCGGCTTTGCGACCGGGGCGGTCGGTGCGGGCAGTCCGAACGCTTCGGCCCAACCGGTTGCCAGCGACAGATCCGACACCGAGATTCGGTCGTCGGGCTCGGTCTTCATCCCCGTGGCGAATCCGATCCAACGAATCGACTGAATCGCTTTGTTTGAAGCAACCGTGATCGCGGGTGATTCCGCGTCGGTGATTTCCGGGTCGATCCAGACGCTCAATCGGTCGTAGGGCTGACCGCTGCCGGATTGTGACCGGGCGATTTTGGCGAGTACGGTGTAGACACGATCGCCTTGCAGTTGGATATCACTGAAGTGCTGGGACGACGAGGTGTAGCGTGCCATGAACGCGTTGGCGTCGCCGTCGACATGCAGACCGATGTTCGGGACGCCGCCGTTGTGCCCGGCCGTATCGCCCCCGTCCTGCTCATCCAACCACAGCACCAAGAATTCACCGTTTCCGTTTTTTGGCGTGTCGATGCTGGATGCGTCGTAACGCAGCTCAAACCGCACGTACAGTTGATCACCGTCAAAGGGGGAATTCAGTTGTCGACGGAGCGGGTTGTTTCGCCCGCCCGTTCCGTGGATTTCGAACCACTGGGAGACACCGCCGGAACGCGACCGGGTCCAATCGCCCGACCAATCGACCGGATTGTCCGCTGCGTCCGATTGACCCAGCGCGATACCAAGGAAGACGATGACGATGACGATGACGAGAAAACGCATCATGCCGAGCGGGTGGTGGGCGATTGGCTTGGAGGGGATCGGTTAGTATAGCTGAACCGCGGTCGCCGTGGTTTGTTCCACACTCGCAGCAATTCCAGACAAAGATTCGTATGCGATACACGCCTCCCAGTCGTCTACTCCTGATCCTGTTCGCCACGTTGGTCGGCGGATCGCTTGGGCATCTTGCGGCCGCCGAGGACGTTCGAATCGTGCAGCGACTGAGTTTCAGCAAGGCCGTTCCCGCACTCACGCTAGATCTGTACCTTCCCAAGCCGACCACCGATCCGGCGCCCTGTGTGATCACAATCCAAGGCGGCGGCTTTCGCCCCCAGGACGGACAGCGTTTCAAACCGTTTGCCGAACATTTGGCCAGGAATGGTTTTGCCGCGGCGTTGATTTCTTATCGCGGCAGCCCCGGTCACCGGCATCGCGACACCTTGGCCGACGTCAAGGCATCGGTCCGGTACATTCGCAGCGTCGCCGACCGCTACGCAATCGATGCCGACCGGATCGGCGCCACGGGCCGTTCAGCCGGCGGCACACTCGCGGCGCTGCTGGCGGTCACGGGCACGTCGGATGATCCCGAAAGCCAGATAAAAGCGGCGGTCTGTTTCGCCGGCGTGTTCGATTTTGTCGGGCGTTTCACCAGGCAGGAACAGCTGGAGATCCAGCCGAATTCCCAGACGAAGATCCGGACCAACGGTGAGTGGATCGGCACCGCATTTTCGCCACAGGACCCCGAGTGGCTGGCCGCCTCGGCGATCACGCACGTCGATCCCGGCGATCCGCCGATTCTGTTCTTGCACTCCCGAAATGATTCCACCGTGCCGTGGTTTCAATCGCGCGACATGCACCGCGCGATGACCGCTGCCGGCATTGACGCCGAGATCATCGTCTACGAAACCGGCGGACACGGCGTGTCGCCCAAGGACAGGAATTCGCTCGACGACATGGTCGCGTTTTTTCGTCAGCGTCTATAAAGACGCAAGCATCTGCCAGCGGGAAGCGTCAGCGAGCGACGGATTTGGGGTAGAATGGGGAGGCACATTTTGCGTCTCAATGTCCCTCCGCCCCCCACTCTCGATGACCAAACGAGCAAAGATAACCATCCGGACCGTTGTCGCCATCGTCTTGATTCACGCCTGCTTCATGCCCTCTGTCGCCGGCGGCGACGAGGTCACCGAAGGGGAAAAGCTGTTCGCGTTGAAAGTCAAACCGCTGATCGCGGAGAAATGCTTGGCCTGCCACGGGGGCGAACCCGACGACATCCAAGGCGGGCTGGATCTGCGGACACGCGAAACGATGGCCGCCGGCGGGGATTGGTTCGAAGACGAAGTCCTGGTTCCCGGCAACGGCCAACAGAGTTATCTGTACCGCACCGCCAGCCGATCGGAGGAAGGCTATGAAATGCCTCCCAAAGAGGCAGACAAACTGACCGAAGCACAGACGTGGTGGATTCGTGATTGGATCAACGCGGGCGCACCGTGGCCCGACGAAGAACGCGTCGCCATGATCCGATCGATGTACGCTCAGGGCGAGCAGGTGACGACGTCCAAGGCACTCTCGGAGGACTGGCAGAATCGCCGCTATGAACCCGAGAAACTGTGGGCGTACCGGCCGCTGAAGCACACCGAGGTTCCCGATGGATCGCACCCGGTGGACTGGTTCATCGACAAACAATTGGCGGCGTCCGATCTGGCACCGGCGCCACCGGCCGAAGCCGATGAACTGATCCGCCGAATGAGTTTCGGATTGACGGGGCTGCCCCCGGAACCGGAGGACGTCCGGCGGTTTGCGGTTGCTTATGGAAACGATCCAGATGCCGCCGTGCACGAGTTGGCGATCGACTTGATGGCATCACCGCACTATGGCGAGCATTTCGGACTCCGTTGGCTGGACGTCGTACGATACGCCGACACCGCCGGATTCGCGAACGATTACAGTCGTCCCAACGCGTGGCGCTACCGTGACTATGTCGTCCGCGCTTTTAATGACGACAAGCCGTACGACGTTTTCATCAAACAGCAGGTCGCCGGAGATGAAATCGATGCCGACGACCCCGAGAATTTGATCGCGACAGGTTTCTTGCGGATGGGACCGTGGGAACAGACCGGCATGAGTGTGTTCAAGGAAACACGCCAGCAATGGCTGGACGACATCACCGATTCGGTCGGTCAAACCTTTCTCGGTCACGCGCTGCAATGTGCCAAGTGCCACGATCACAAATTCGATCCCGTACCGACACGCGACTACTACAGCATGATGGCAGTTTTCTCGACGACCCAATTTGCCGAGCGAGACGTGCCGTTTTTAGACCCCGAGAATACGACCGGGTTTGAAGCCTCCGACGCTTGGGTCCACGCCAAGGTGTCTGCGTACCAGGAGCAGAGGAAGGAGCTGAACCAAAAGGTCGCCAAAGCGCGGAAGCAGGAAACCGGTGAAGCGAAGGTCGGCGACAACGGGTTGGATCCCGGTGACGAAGCCTCCTTGGCCCGGATGTCCAAGAACATCGCCCGTCACACTTGGGAACTCGATCGCACCCGTCCGATCGCCTTTTCCGTCTACACGGGCAAAACGATCCAGCGCAACAATGTCGGCAGCCGGATCACCTTGCCCGATGCCCCCTGGGGCAAGGGACAAATGGAATCCGATGCGATTTTGGCTGGCGGCAACGTGTATTCACCCACCGACCCGGTCCAGCCCGGGCCGCTTAGCGCTGCGGTCTCGCTCGGGCAGATGCAACCGCCATCCTTTCCGGGCGGTAAGGGCAAGCGTCGCTTGGCGTTGGCCGAGTGGATCGCCGCCCCGGAAAACCCGTTGACCGCTCGGGTGATGGTCAATCGCATCTGGTCCTGGCATTTCGGCAAGGGGCTGGCCGGCAATCCGAACAACTTTGGTGGCACGGGAGCCTTGCCGACGCCCCCGGAACTGTTGGACTATTTGGCACGCTGGTTTGTCGACCACCGCTGGAGTGTCAAAGAATTGAACGAATTGATCGTCACCTCCCAGGCCTACCGTCGCAGCAGCCGTCATCCGCAACCGGAACGGCAAGCCGCCGCCGACCCCAAACTGGATCTGTACGCCTCGTTCTTGCCACGTCGATTGACCGCGGAAGAGATCCGTGACGCGATGCTGGCGGCCAGTGGAGAACTGAATCGCAGCGTCGGCGGGATCCCGGCTCGTCCGGACGTCAACCTGGAAGTCGCCTTTCAGCCGCGACAGATCATGGGCGGAACGGCGTCGGTTTATGAACCCGATCCGACACCGGAGCAGCGTAACCGACGTAGTCTGTATGCTGAAAAGATCCGTGGGCTGCGGGATCCGTTTCTGGAAACGTTCAACCAACCGGGGCCGGACAAGTCCTGCGAACTCCGCGAGACGTCGACGGTCGCGCCGCAAGCGTTGACGCTGCTCAATTCCGAAGAAGTCTTTGACCGCTCGATCAGCTTTGCCAAACGCTTGATCGATCAGCAGGTCCGTGATGACGCGACGATCGACCGCGCGTTTCAACTGGCATTGGGACGATTGCCGACTGCCGATGAGCGTTCGCTTTGCCTGGATCGATGGAACGACGCGATCGCCGATGAAGCGTCGTGGTCGTATCCTGCCAAGGCTTGGCCGGACCAGATCCAGCGAACGGTGATGGCCGAAAAGACCGGACAACCGTACGACTTCATCGAGTCCATGCCGGCCTACACGAATTACCAGCCCGATCTTCAACCCGCCGATGTCGACGCGAAAACCCGCGGACTGGCTCACGTCTGCCTGGTGATTTTCAACCTGAACGAATTCGCCTACCTGGATTGAACATGAGTGGTAAACACCCCCATCGATTCGCGATGCCGACGCGGCGAGAGGCTCTGTATGGTCTTGGTGCCGGTCTCGGTTCGGTCGCGTTGACGTCGTTGTTGCAGGCCGAACAGGACGGCAGGACGCACCATCCGGCAAAAGCCAAACGTTGTATCTTTTTGATGATGGAAGGCGGTCCGTCACATCTGGACACCTTTGATCCCAAACCGGAGTTGACCAAACAGCACCTCAAGGCGTTCACGCGTAGCGGCGAGATGGAAAGTGCGATGTCGTCGGGGAAACGCTATTTCGTCAAAAGCCCGTTCCAGTTCACCAAAGCCGGCGAGAGTGGCGCGGACATCTGCACCGAGTGGGAACACCTGCGCGAGATGGTCGATGAGATTTGTTTCTACCGCGGAGCGCAAGTCGAATCGGTCAACCATCCGACGGCCTGCTATCAGCTGAATACCGGCAACCAATTCGGCGGCGATCCCGCAATGGGCGCCTGGGTGACGTACGGTCTTGGCACGATGAACGAGAACCTGCCCGGATTTGTCGTCTTGCCGCGGTCGAGTTATCCGCAGGGTGGCGTGGGAAACTGGTCCAACGGCTTTCTGCCGGCGGATTTCCAAGGCACGCCGTTACGCCCCACGGGCAGCCCGATCCTAAATCTGAATCCTCCAGACGCTGTTTCGCCCCGGCAACAACGCAAAAACCTGGACCTGTTGGGGCAACTCAATCGCCGGCATCTTGAATCGCGCCCCGGTCGTAGCGAGCTGGACGCGCGCATCTCCAGTTACGAACTCGCGTACCGGATGCAGACCGAGGTGCCCGGCGTATTGGACTTGGAGGGCGAGTCCCAATCGACGCTGGATGCCTACGGCGTGGGCGAGCCGGCGACGGATGCGTTTGCGCGAAAGTGCCTGTTGGCGCGGCGGTTGGCCGAAAGCGGCGTACGTTTTGTGCAAGCCTATGCCGGTAACTGGGACAGCCACGACTACATCGAAAAGGCGCATGGTGCACTGATTCGGTCCGTCGACAAACCCATCGCCGCGTTGCTTCGCGATTTAAAACAACGCGACATGTTGAAGGACACGCTGGTGATTTGGTGCGGCGAATTCGGCCGCACCCCCGACAACGGGCTCCGCGGCGGCGGACAGTCCTACGGCCGCGATCATAACGCCAAGGCGATGACGATGTGGTTCGCCGGCGGCGGCACGAACGCCGGGCAGACGATCGGGGCGACCGACGAGATCGGGGCCAACGCGGTCGAGTGCGTGCACCACATTCGCGACGTGCACGTCACACTGCTACACCTGCTGGGGCTGGACGACAACCGGCTGACCTACTTCCACGCCGGCCGCCACAAACAACTCTCCCAATTCGGAGGTCAGTTGATCAAGGAGTTGTTGGGCTAGTGGGATGACAGAAAAAGAGTGGGCAGGAAAAGATACCACTGCGAAGAAGACGTGGCAAAACTATGGGGGCAAAACAATTTCTGCTGGGAATTGTCTTGCCCCCATCGTCTTGCCTCTGGTACTTCCCCGGCGCCCCGGACCTTGCCAGCCCTGCAGTTCGGCGATGCGGACGACCGTCATACCAGTTTATTGGGCCGGGTAAAACTGTTTCCATTTTTCCGGGATCCTGTACTGGGATGATCAACAGATCCGCGGCAACTGTTCGCCGATGGGCGCGACGACCACGCGGGAGGCCCCGATCGCGGTTTTGGCGACGACGACGCCGGGATGGTCTGCGACGACGCGTCCGATGATGGCCGCGCCCGATCCGTGTTTGTCCGATCGGATCGCGTTTAAAACCGCGTCGGCAGATTCCGCCGGCACCATGCACACCAGCTTTCCTTCGTTGGCCACCAACAGCGGGTCGAACCCCAGGATTTCGCAGGCCGATTGGACGGTCGGATGAATCGGCAAGCGTGTCTCGTCGATCACGATCCCGCACCCGCTGGCCGCGGCGATTTCGTTCAGGGATGCGGACAACCCTCCGCGGGTCGGATCACGCAGCGTGTGCACGTCGGGGCAGACCTGGATGATCCCGGCGACCATGTCGGCTAGCGGAGCCGAATCGGATCGAATTTCCGCGTCGAATTCCAGCCCCTCGCGAACGCTCATGATCGCCATCCCATGGTCGCCCAGGGTACCGCTAAGGATCACGACATCGCCGGGTCGCGTGTGGTTGGGAGCGATGTCGATGCCGTCGGGGACAATACCGACGCCGGCGGTGTTGATGTAACATCCGTCGCCGTGTCCCCGCTCGACCACTTTGGTATCGCCGCTGATGATCGCCACACCGGCTCGGCGTGCGGCGGCTCCCATCGCGTCGGCGATGCGTTTGAGCTGGGCGATCGGAAAGCCTTCTTCGAGGATGAATGCCGCGGTCAAATACAACGGCGTGGCGCCGCTCATCGCCAAGTCATTGACGGTCCCATTGACCACCAGATCACCGATCGATCCGCCCGGAAAAAACAGCGGCCGGACGACATAAGAATCCGTCGACATCGCCAGTCGCTGGCCGGCGAGCTGAACTCCCGCGAGTTGGAACACCGCCGAGTCTCCGAGCACGGCCAGATGGTCGTTCTGAAACGCCGGCAGAAACACGTGCTGGACCAAATCGGCCGACAGTTTTCCTCCGCCGCCATGCCCCAGAATGATGTTGGGGTAATCCTGCAGCGGAACCGGGCAGACGAGTCCGCTGAATTCAATTGTCTTGTCCCCGTGATCGCGCGGGGTATTCGAAGTGCTGTCGTCGGCCATCACGCTTGCTCGGCCACTTTGGCGCTGGCTGCTTGAACGTCGGGGGCTTCCAACGGGACCAGGCGACCGTAGTTGTAGTAGGCCGCGCAGGCCCCTTCGCCGGACACCATCGTCGCGCCCAAGGGCGTTCGCGGCGTGCATTGCTTTCCAAATGCTTCACATTGATTCGGTTTGATCGCTCCTTTCAGGACGTCGCCGGCGCGGCACAACGTCGACTCGCGTGTTGCGATCGCAGACACGTCAAACTTGATTTCGGCGTCAAACGAACGGTAGGCGTCGCGAAGTCGCCAGCCGCTTTGGGCGATCGCGCCGATTCCACGCCAATTGCGGTCGATCGTCTCGAACACTTCCTCCAAGAGGACTTGTGCGGCAACATTGCCCTGTTCGGTGACAACTCTGGGATACGCGTTTTCGAGCTCCGCCGTCCCCGATTCGAGCTGGATGATGCACCGGCGGATGCCGTCAAGCACATCCAGCGGCTCGAAGCCGGTGATCACGATCGGAACCTGGTATTGATCGCACAGTGGCCGATAGTGCGAATACCCGGTCACGGCGCAGACATGCCCGGCGGCCAGGAACCCGGCGACACGGTTGCCCGGCGATTCCATGATCGCCCGGATCGCGGGCGGGACCAGCACATGGGAAACGAGCGCGGAGAAATTATCGACGTGTTGATCGTGAGCCACCTTGACCGCCATCGCGTTGGCCGGCGCCGTCGTTTCGAATCCGATCGCCAACAACACCACTTCACGGTCCGGGTTCTCGCGAGCAATCTTGACGGCATCCAGCGGACAGTAGACGACCCGCACGTCCCCACCGGCCGCCTTGACTTTGAACAAGTCGCCTTCGGATCCGGGAACCCGCAGCATGTCACCGAAGGAGCAAAAGATGACGTCGGGCCGGGCGGCTATCGCCAGGGCTTTGTCGATCACTTCCAGCGGTGTCACACAGACGGGACAACCGGGACCGTGAATCATCTCGATCTGATCGGGCAGGATCTGATCGATGCCGTTGCGGATGATCGAATGGGTTTGCCCGCCGCAAACCTCCATGATCGCCCAGGGGCGAGTCACCTGTCGCGCGATCTCGCCGGCCAGCCGCTTCGCGGTTTCGCCGTCACGGTATTCGGTCAAGTGTTTCATGAGCGTGGGTCGGTCGGATGCTCCAGGGCCTGGAAGGTCCGCAAGGTTTCCTCCGCCGATGCTTCGTCGATTCGGCTGATCGCAAACCCGGCGTGGACGACCGCGTAGTCGCCCACCTGGATCTCCGGCAACAATACCAAGCAGACCTCTTTGACGACGCCGCCGAAATTGACGGTGCCCATCGTCATCTCGTCGGCTTCGAAAATCGATTCGACCTTTCCGGGAACTGCCAGGCACATCGTTTCAAACCGTGGTTGTGGTAGGTTGTCTTGTTCAGCATAGCGGGTTTTAGGTTGTGCCGACCCGCTATTGGTTCCTGGCCACCATCGCTTGCCCCAGCGAGAGCCCTCCGTCGTTGGGCGGAACGAGGGTGTGGCTCAGGACGTTGAATCCGGATTGACGCAGCCGCTCCGTCGCGAGGCTCGTTAGCAATGCGTTCTGAAACACGCCACCGGTCAAGCCGACGACGTCGATTCCGGTTCGATCGCGGATCACAGCGGCGACGCGGACGATCATCCCGGCGACGGCGTGGTGGAATTGCGCCGCGATCCGTCCACGGTCGACCGAGTCGATGACGTCGCGGCAAATCGACTCGATCAGATCGCGGGTTTCGATTTGAATCGGCTTTTGACCAGCAGATTGGTCGATCGGAAAGATGTAAGCGTCGGCGTCCACTTCGCCGACGACCTGGATCGCCAACGACTCGAGTTCGATGGCCGCTTGCGCTTCAAAACTGACTTCGTTCCGGATTCCGATCAAGGAAGCGACGGCGTCGAACAGCCGTCCGACGCTGCTGGTGGGAAAACAGTGCAGGTTCGAATCGAGTTGCCGTTTTAGCAGACGCCGCACGTCGGCAGGCGGGTGCGCGGCACAGGGCAGCCGATCATCCCAGGGCAGACCATGGGTATTCAGCAAGGCGAGCGCCGTGCGATACGGTCGTTTGATCGACGCATCGCCGCCCGGCAGCGGAAAGTACTGCAAGTGGGCCGCACGTTCGAAACGCTTGTCGTTGGCGATCAAGAATTCGCCGCCCCAGATGGCTCCGTCGGTGCCGTATCCGGTACCGTCGAAACAGCACGCGATGATGGGCTGCGTTGCGGCAAGTCGCTGTTCGGCCATCAAGGACACGGCGTGTGCATGGTGGTGTTGGACACGAACGAGCGGCACCTGAAGTGCTCGCGCCAATTCATCGGCAAACTGTGTCGACAGATACGAGGGATGCAGATCGGCGGCAACGGCTTGGGGGTCGACACGGAACAGGTCCAGGTAGTGATTCACGTTTCGCTTGAGCGCACGCAACGTCTCCAGGTTGCTGATATCGCCGATGTGCTGACTGATGTAGGCATAGTTTGCTTGAGTGACACAAAACGTTGATTTGATTTCGCCCCCGATCGCCACCACACTTCGCCCCCCGTGCCCCAGATCGATCGGCATCGGAGCGAAGCCGCGTGAGCGTCGGATCGGCACAACCGACGTGCCCTGCCGCCTGACCACGGAGTCGTCACACACGACGTGGATGTCGCGGTCATGCAACAGGAAACCGTCGACCAGCGGACCGAGACGCCGAATCGCTTCTTTATTGGTTCGGGCGATCGGTTCATCGGAGAGGTTGCCAGACGTCATCACCAACGGAGCACACGCTTGGACCAGCAACTGGTGCAGCGGCGAATAGGGCAGCATCACGCCGACACGGTGGTTTCCCGGCGCGACTGCATCGAGCATGTCGGAGAACCCGGCAACAATCCTACCGGCATTCCGTTTGGCAAGCAGCACGATCGGCCGCTCGGGGCTCTCGAGCAAGCGTCGTTCACCGTGATTGATTTCTGCGAAGGCTTCCGCGTCCTGGACGTCGACGACCATGATCGCGAAAGGTTTGTCGATTCGGCCTTTCCGCCCCCGAAGCGTTCGGATCGCATCGACATTCTTCGCATCGCATGCCAAGTGAAAGCCGCCGATCCCTTTGACCGCGATGATCTGTCCTCCGCGGATCGCGGTTGCGAACACGTCTACCACGTCAGTCGGATCGCAGTCTGCCGTCGTCGGGCGGTCGGCCGCAATGGCAGGCGGGGGCGAAGAAGCGAACCAGATCTGTGGTCCACAGTCCGGGCAGGCGATGGGTTGGGCGTGAAAGCGTCGGTCCCGCGGATCGTTGTATTCGTCGCGACATCGTGCACACATCTGAAACGACTTCATCGTCGTCGCCGGTCGGTCGTACGGGATGTCATGGACGATGGTGAAA containing:
- a CDS encoding PSD1 and planctomycete cytochrome C domain-containing protein, whose amino-acid sequence is MTKRAKITIRTVVAIVLIHACFMPSVAGGDEVTEGEKLFALKVKPLIAEKCLACHGGEPDDIQGGLDLRTRETMAAGGDWFEDEVLVPGNGQQSYLYRTASRSEEGYEMPPKEADKLTEAQTWWIRDWINAGAPWPDEERVAMIRSMYAQGEQVTTSKALSEDWQNRRYEPEKLWAYRPLKHTEVPDGSHPVDWFIDKQLAASDLAPAPPAEADELIRRMSFGLTGLPPEPEDVRRFAVAYGNDPDAAVHELAIDLMASPHYGEHFGLRWLDVVRYADTAGFANDYSRPNAWRYRDYVVRAFNDDKPYDVFIKQQVAGDEIDADDPENLIATGFLRMGPWEQTGMSVFKETRQQWLDDITDSVGQTFLGHALQCAKCHDHKFDPVPTRDYYSMMAVFSTTQFAERDVPFLDPENTTGFEASDAWVHAKVSAYQEQRKELNQKVAKARKQETGEAKVGDNGLDPGDEASLARMSKNIARHTWELDRTRPIAFSVYTGKTIQRNNVGSRITLPDAPWGKGQMESDAILAGGNVYSPTDPVQPGPLSAAVSLGQMQPPSFPGGKGKRRLALAEWIAAPENPLTARVMVNRIWSWHFGKGLAGNPNNFGGTGALPTPPELLDYLARWFVDHRWSVKELNELIVTSQAYRRSSRHPQPERQAAADPKLDLYASFLPRRLTAEEIRDAMLAASGELNRSVGGIPARPDVNLEVAFQPRQIMGGTASVYEPDPTPEQRNRRSLYAEKIRGLRDPFLETFNQPGPDKSCELRETSTVAPQALTLLNSEEVFDRSISFAKRLIDQQVRDDATIDRAFQLALGRLPTADERSLCLDRWNDAIADEASWSYPAKAWPDQIQRTVMAEKTGQPYDFIESMPAYTNYQPDLQPADVDAKTRGLAHVCLVIFNLNEFAYLD
- the hypE gene encoding hydrogenase expression/formation protein HypE translates to MADDSTSNTPRDHGDKTIEFSGLVCPVPLQDYPNIILGHGGGGKLSADLVQHVFLPAFQNDHLAVLGDSAVFQLAGVQLAGQRLAMSTDSYVVRPLFFPGGSIGDLVVNGTVNDLAMSGATPLYLTAAFILEEGFPIAQLKRIADAMGAAARRAGVAIISGDTKVVERGHGDGCYINTAGVGIVPDGIDIAPNHTRPGDVVILSGTLGDHGMAIMSVREGLEFDAEIRSDSAPLADMVAGIIQVCPDVHTLRDPTRGGLSASLNEIAAASGCGIVIDETRLPIHPTVQSACEILGFDPLLVANEGKLVCMVPAESADAVLNAIRSDKHGSGAAIIGRVVADHPGVVVAKTAIGASRVVVAPIGEQLPRIC
- a CDS encoding DUF1501 domain-containing protein produces the protein MSGKHPHRFAMPTRREALYGLGAGLGSVALTSLLQAEQDGRTHHPAKAKRCIFLMMEGGPSHLDTFDPKPELTKQHLKAFTRSGEMESAMSSGKRYFVKSPFQFTKAGESGADICTEWEHLREMVDEICFYRGAQVESVNHPTACYQLNTGNQFGGDPAMGAWVTYGLGTMNENLPGFVVLPRSSYPQGGVGNWSNGFLPADFQGTPLRPTGSPILNLNPPDAVSPRQQRKNLDLLGQLNRRHLESRPGRSELDARISSYELAYRMQTEVPGVLDLEGESQSTLDAYGVGEPATDAFARKCLLARRLAESGVRFVQAYAGNWDSHDYIEKAHGALIRSVDKPIAALLRDLKQRDMLKDTLVIWCGEFGRTPDNGLRGGGQSYGRDHNAKAMTMWFAGGGTNAGQTIGATDEIGANAVECVHHIRDVHVTLLHLLGLDDNRLTYFHAGRHKQLSQFGGQLIKELLG
- the hypD gene encoding hydrogenase formation protein HypD, producing MKHLTEYRDGETAKRLAGEIARQVTRPWAIMEVCGGQTHSIIRNGIDQILPDQIEMIHGPGCPVCVTPLEVIDKALAIAARPDVIFCSFGDMLRVPGSEGDLFKVKAAGGDVRVVYCPLDAVKIARENPDREVVLLAIGFETTAPANAMAVKVAHDQHVDNFSALVSHVLVPPAIRAIMESPGNRVAGFLAAGHVCAVTGYSHYRPLCDQYQVPIVITGFEPLDVLDGIRRCIIQLESGTAELENAYPRVVTEQGNVAAQVLLEEVFETIDRNWRGIGAIAQSGWRLRDAYRSFDAEIKFDVSAIATRESTLCRAGDVLKGAIKPNQCEAFGKQCTPRTPLGATMVSGEGACAAYYNYGRLVPLEAPDVQAASAKVAEQA